Below is a window of Streptomyces sp. ITFR-16 DNA.
AGGCCGTCCGCGCCGGCAACCTCTCGGTCAACTCCCACTCGGCGGTCCGCTACTGGACCCCGTTCGGCGGCTTCAAGCAGTCCGGCCTCGGCCGGGAGCTCGGCCCCGACGCCCTCACCGCCTTCACCGAAACCAAGAACGTCTTTCTCAGTACGGAGGCCTGAACCGGCATGACCACGGACAACGAGAACATCTGCCGCCGGCTCGTCGGCCGCACCGCCGTCATCACCGGCGCGGGCAGCGGCATCGGCCTGGCCACCGCCCACCGGCTCGCCTCCGAAGGGGCGCACGTGGTCTGCGGCGACATCGACGAGACCGCGGGCAAGGCGGCCGCCGAGGCCGTCGGCGGCACCTTCGTACGGGTCGACGTCACCGAACCCGCCCAGGTCGAGGCCCTGTTCCGGGCCGCCGACGACACCTACGGCTCCGTCGACATCGCCTTCAACAACGCCGGCATCTCGCCGCCCGACGACGACTCGATCCTCACCACGGAGCTGGAGGCCTGGAAGCGCGTCCAGGACGTCAACCTCACCTCCGTCTACCTCTGCTGCAAGGCCGCCCTGCCCTACATGCGCCGCCAGGGCCGGGGCTCCATCATCAACACCGCCTCGTTCGTCGCCAGGATGGGCGCGGCCACCTCCCAGATCTCGTACACCGCCTCCAAGGGCGGCGTGCTCGCCATGACCCGCGAACTGGGCGTCCAGTTCGCCCGCGAGGGCATCCGGGTCAACGCCCTGTGCCCCGGGCCGGTCAACACCCCGCTGCTCCAGGAGCTGTTCGCCAAGGACCCCGAGCGCGCGGCCCGCCGGCTCGTGCACATCCCGCTCGGCCGGTTCGCCGAGGCGACCGAGATCGCGGCCGCCGTCGCCTTCCTGGCGAGCGACGACTCCTCGTTCGTCAACGCCACCGACTTCCTCGTCGACGGCGGGATCTCCGGCGCCTACGTCACCCCCCTGTAGGGAGGCGGGCGCCGGGCCCCGGCCGGAACCTAGAGTGGAGCGATGAGCAACGCGACACCGCCCGGCTGGTACCCGGACACGGCGGTACCCGGCAGCGAGCGCTGGTGGGACGGAACGGCCTGGACCGCCCACACCCGTGGGTATGCCACCGTGCCCCAGCAGCCCGTCGGCGTGCCCGGCCCGCCGGCCGGCGGCAGCGGGGGCGGGAGCGGCAGCGCCCGGGCCGTCGCGCTGGTGCTGGCGGGCGCGGTGGTCGTCGGCGCGTTCGTGACCGGGGCCGTCCTGCTCGGCCGGGACGACGGCACCGCGCCCGCCGGGGCCGGGCCGTCGGCCGCGGCCTCGTCGACGCCGGCCGGCACCGGTACGGACGCGGCCTCCGGGGACAGCCCGGCGCCGGCCCCCTCACCGGCCACCGACGACCCCGCGCTCCTCGTCGACCAGCTCAACGGCATCACGCTGCCGATCCCCGACGGATGGGAGAGGGCCGACAGATCCGTCGACCAGCTCCTCACGATGCGCACCAAGGGCTCGTACGACTGCCCCGGCGCCTCGTCCTCGTTCTGCTACCGCGGCACGGTGACCACCCGCACCCCGGGCGGCACCGACGCCACCACGCCCGAGGCGCTCGCCAAGGAGGACATCGGCGCCGCCGCGGAACGGGCCTACGAGGAGGACCTCGTCGGGCGGCGCACGCACGGCGGCATCACCTCCCACCGGCAGACCGCCGCCGGCGAGGTGAGCGTGGCGGGCCGCACCGGGTACTTCATCCGCTGGCGGGTCGTTACCGCCAAGGGCCCGGGCGGCTATGTGCAGTCGCTCGTCTTCCCCTCGGCCGTCGGCAGCGAGTCGCCCGTCGTCGTCCGCTACGCCTTCGACGCCGGTCCCGACGGGCCGCCGCTCAGCCTGATGGACACCCTCACCAAGGGCATCCGGCCGATCGGCGACAGCGCCGCCAGCGGCGGCGTCGGCAGCTCCGTCGCCCCCTGACACCCGGCTCAGAGGAAGGTGCGGCCCTCGCCCCGGTACGTCGGGACGGTCGCCGTGACCCGGTCGCCCTCGATCAGCCGGAGCTCGTCGAACCGCTCGCACAGCTCACCGGCCTTGGCGTGCCGGAACCACACCTTGTCGCCGATCAGCAGATCGTCGGCCGGGGCGCCCAGCAGCGGCGTCTGCACCTCGCCGGGCCCCTCCTGCGGGTCGTAGCGCAGTCCCTCCGGCAGGTACGGGACCGGCAGCCGGTCCGGACCGGCCGCCCCGGACGCCGGGTAGCCGCCGCCGAGCACCGTCACCACGCCCACCCCGGGCCGGCGCACCACCGGCTGCGCGAACAGGGCCGCCGGACGGGCCGTGAACGAGGTGTAGTTGTCGAACAGCCGGGGCACGTACAGCCCCGATCCGGCGGCGATCTCCGTGACCGCGTCCTCGGCCGCGGTCTGCTGCACACTGCCGGTGCCGCCGCCGTTCACGAACTCCAGGTCCGGCGCCACGGCCCGGACCGCCCGCACCACCTCGGCCCGCCGGGCCGCCAGCTCCTTGCGGGCCGCGGCCTGCATGAGGCGGATCGCCCGGGACCGCAGCGGACGCCCCGCGACCGAGTCGCCGACCCCCGCGATGTGCCCCTCGTACGCCATCAGCCCCACCAGCCGGAACCCCGGCCGCCGGGCCACGGACCTGGCGAGCTCGGCCAGCTGGGCGGGGGAGCGCAGCGGCGAGCGCAGGGCACCGATCCTGACCCGGCCGCCGAGCATCCGCAGCGAGGTGTCCAGCTCCAGACAGACCCGGATCTCCTCCGCGCCCCCGGCCCGCGCCGCGTCGATCAGCTCCAGCTGCGCGTGGTCGTCCACCATCACCGTCACGGCGGCGGCCAGCTTGGGGTCGGCGGCCAGCTCCGCGAACGCGGACCGGTCGGCCGAGGGGTAGGCCAGCAGCACGTCGTCGAACCCCGCCCGGGCCAGCCACAGCGACTCCGCCAGGGTGAACGACATGATCCCGGCGAACCCGGGCCGGGCCAGCACCCGTTCCAGCAGGGCCCGGCAGCGCACCGACTTGCTCGCCACCCGCACGGGTTTGCCCGCCGCACGGCGGACGAGGTCGTCGGCGTTGGCGTCGAAGGCGTCCAGATCGACCACGGCGATCGGGGCGTCGAGATGGGCGGTGGCCCGGTTGTAGCGGGTCCGGTCAGCGGCACGGGCAGTCATGGCCGCAGCTTGCCAGACCGTTGTACCGCTGGGTAGGGGGACGATCTGCGCAGATCGTCCGGGCCCTCGCTCGCCCGCTCCCACCGGGCCCGCCCCAGCCCGTAGAGTGACCGCACGCGGCGAACGACCTTGCCCGCCTGCGCGGGCGATCCGCGTGCGGTACGGAACGGACCAGGGGGGCGGATGAGTACCGAGGCGCAGCGCGCTCCCGTCCCGCCACGCCCCGGCACCCCGCCGGACACCCCGGCCCCCGCCGAGCCCCCGGCTCCGGCCCCGGACACGGCGGTCCCGCCCCGCCCCGCTGTCCCTGTCCTACCCCCGCCCCCGGCAGTACCTCCGGCCCCCGCGGTCCCGCCGCGCCCCGTGACGCCGCCCGCCGCGCCGCCGGCCCCGGGAGAGGCCACCGCGTACCCGTCCCGCCCCACCTACGTACAGCCGCTGGCCGAGACGCCCGTCGAGACCACCCCCAGGCTGGTCCCCGTCCGCACCGGCCCCACCCTCAAGGCGGCGACCGCCGCCGTCTGCGCCGTGCTCGGGCTCGGGCTGATCGGCGGCGCGGCCACCGGCAGCTGGCTCACCAGCGACTCCACGGCCGATCCCGCCGCCAGCAGCGCGTACACCGTGGGCCGCGGCGCCTGGCACAGCATCCCCGTGGACACCCTGTTCCCCCGCACCCTGAAGGGTGACGGCGCCGGGCCGGGCGGGGCCGACCGGGTGTGGACGCGGCTCGCCGTCGCCCCGGACAGCGGCTGCGCCGGCGCCCTCGACCCGCTGCTGGCCAAGACCCTGCGCCCGGTCGGCTGCGCCCGCCTGCTGCGCGCCACCTACACGGACGCGACGACCAGCAGCGTCACCACCGTCGGACTGGTCTTCACCGAGGCCGACACCGAGGCGATGCGCGCCCTCAGCACCCGGTTCGCCGACCAGCACCTCGACGCGCGCACCGACCTGATGCCGCGCGCCTACGCGGTCGGGGGAGGCCCGGCCGCCGCGTTCGGCGACCGCCAGCGCGCCAGCTGGACCGTGCACGTCCTGACCGAGGTGCCCGTCGTCGTGTTCTCCGTCTCCGGATTCGCCGACGGACGCCGGACCGCCGACCCGCAGCCCGCCGGCAGGGCCATGGCCGCGGGCGCCACGACCGCCGCAGCCCAGGCCGGACTGGGCCACGAGGCCAAGGGCGTGGCCGACCGCGTCGAGCGCGCCCTGCGCAGGAACATCGCCGACCTCACGGAGAAGCCGGAATGACCCGTCGCGCCCGCCACCGCGTCATCGGCGCGCTCTGCGCCGCCACCGCGTTCACCCTGCTGCCCGCGTCCCCGGCGTCGGCGGACGCCATCCGCGCCCAGCAGTGGGGCCTGGACGCCCTGCACACGGACCGCGCCTGGCAGACCACCCGGGGCAAGGGCATCACCGTCGCGGTCGTCGACACCGGGGTCGACGGAAGCCTGCCCGACCTGGCGGGCCAGGTTCTTACCGGCAAGGACATGATCGGCTTCGGCGCCCGCCGGGGCGACCGGTCCTGGGCCCGGCACGGCACGGCGATGGCCGGGATCATCGCGGGCCGGGGCCACGGCGACGGACGCGGCGACGGGGTCCTCGGCATCGCGCCCGAGGCGAAGATCCTCCCCGTGCGGGTCATCCTCGAAGCGAGCGACCCGTCCCGTGCCAAGGCCCGCAAGACCCGGGGCACCGCCCTCGCCGACGGCATCCGCTGGGCCGCCGACCACGGCGCCGACGTCATCAACCTCTCCCTGGGCGACGACAGCGAGTCCGCCCACCCGGAGCCCGCCGAGGACGCCGCCGTCCAGTACGCGCTGAAGAAGGGCGCCGTCGTCGTCGCCTCGGCGGGCAACGGGGGCGAGAAGGGCGACCACATCTCCTACCCCGCCGCCTACCCGGGCGTCATCGCGGCCGCCGCCGTCGACCGGTACGGCACCCACGCCTCGTTCTCCACCCGCCGCTGGTACGCCACCGTGAGCGCCCCCGGCGACGACATCGTCGTCCCCGCCCCCGACCGCAAGTACTACGTGGAGTGGGGCACCTCGGCCGCCGCCGCCTTCGTCTCCGGAGCCGTGGCGCTCGTCAGGGCCGCGCACCCCGGGCTCTCGCCCGCCCAGATCAAGAAGCTCCTCACCGACACCGCGCGCAACTCCCCGCCCGCCGGGCGCGACGACGCGCGCGGCTACGGCATCGTCGACCCGGCCGCGGCCATCAAGGCCGGCGGCGCGCTGCGCCCTGCGGAGCTGCGCACCGACTCCGCCCCGGCCGGCTACCGCGAGAAGTACTTCGGCCCCGGGCCCACCCCGCCGCGCGAGGACACCGGCCCGGCGGGCTGGCTTGCCCCGGCGGCGGGTGGCCTCGGCGCCGTCCTGCTGGCGCTGGCCGTCGTGCTGTGGCGCGGCCGGGGTTCCCGCTTCCTGCCCCGCCCCGGCGGCCGCTGACCCGGCGGGCCCACCTGTCGGCAGGGCCCCGGTGGCCAGGCACTACGCTCGCCCTGTGGCGCAGAAGAACATTCCGGACCCCGGATACTCCGACGACAACGGCTCGGCCGACCCCGCCCTGACCGAGGCGCTCGCCGCCTGGTCCGAGGACCGCACGGCCGTCGGCCCGGTCCTCGCGGCACTCCGCGGGGCCCGCCTGCTGGTCCCCGTCGTCGCCGTGCTCGGAGAGGCCGAGGAGGACGAGAACGGGCTGCGCCGGGAGAAGACCAGCGACATGGCCGTGCCCACGCTCCGGGCCGGCGGCCGCCGCGCCCTGCCCGCCTTCACCTCCACCGCCGCACTGGCCCGCTGGGACCCGCAGGCCCGCCCCGTCGCCGTACCCCTGCACCAGGCGCTCCAGGCAGCCGCCCACGAGAAGGCCGACACGGTGGTGCTCGACCTCGCCGGGCCGGTGGCCTTCGAACTGACGGGCTCCGCCCTGCTCGCCCTCGCCGAGGGCCGTACCAGCGCGGACCCGCTGGACGACCCCGCCGTCACCTCGGCGGTACGGGCCGCCGTCGCCGCCGAACCCGCCGTGCTCCGCGCCCATCTCGTCCCCGGCCCGTCCGGCGGCACCCTCGCCCTGGTCCTGGCGGGCGACGCCGACCCGGCCGGGGCGGCGGGCCGGGTCGCCCGGTCGCTGGCGGCGGACGAGGTGCTGCGGGCCCGGCTGGTGCGCGGCCTTGACCTCGCGCTGCTCCCGGCCGACGCGCACACGCCGGGTGACGCCCTGTTCACGCGCTGATCACCCGACCGGCTCAACGCGCGAACAAGCGCCCGCAGCCGGAGAATTGCGAAGAAAAGGGAACGATCTTCGCGAGGTGGTTGTATGCAGACGCGGACAGCCGTGTCGGAGTTCCTCGGCACCCTGCTGCTGGTTTTCTTCGCCGTCGGATCGGCGGTACTGGGCGTGCAGTACATCGGGACCGTGGGCATCGCGCTCGCCTTCGGTTTCGTCCTGCTCGCCCTCGCCTACGCCCTCGGCCCGATATCCGGCTGCCATCTCAACCCCGCGGTCACCCTGGGGATGCTGACGGCCCACCGGATCGACATACGCACCGCGGTGACGTACTGGATCGCGCAGTTCATCGGCGGCATCGCCGGTGCCGCCCTGCTGTTCCTGCTGGCGAAGCAGGTGCCGGGGCTGAAGACGAGCGGCAAGTTCGGCAGCAACGGCTACGGGGACCGCTCCGACGTGCACATCAACCTGGGCGGCGCGTTCCTCGCCGAGGTGGTGCTCACCTTCCTGCTGGTCTTCGTCGTGCTGGCGGTGACGCACAAGGTCGCGGTCATCGGGTTCGACGGGCTCCCCATCGGCCTGTCGCTGACGGTGATCCACCTGGTCGGCATCCCGCTCACCGGCACCTCGGTCAACCCGGCGCGGAGCCTGGGCCCGGCGATCTTCGCGGGTGGTGCGGCGCTCTCCCAGCTCTGGCTGTTCCTGGTGGCTCCCCTCGTCGGCGGGGTCATCGCGGCGCTGGCCCACCGGCTGACCCACCCCGTCCCCGGACGCGACGAGCAGGTCGCGGAGGTCTGACCGTCCTTTCCCGGGACGCCGAGAGCCCCCCGCCGGCAGGGCAGGGGGCTCTCGGCGCGGTGCGGGTGGGCGGCCGGCTCAGCCGAAGACCGGTCCGGTGTACTTCTCGCCCGGGCCGTGGCCCGGCTCGTCCGGTACGAGCGACGCCTCGCGGAAGGCCAGCTGGAGGGACTTCAGGCCGTCGCGCAGCGGCGCGGCGTGGAAGGAGCTGATCTCGGTGGTGCTCGCGTCCAGCAGGCCGGCCAGCGCGTGGATCAGCTTGCGGGCCTCGTCGAGGTCCTTGTGGTCGTCGCCGTCCTCGGTCAGCCCGAGCTTCACGGCGGCCGCGCTCATCAGATTGACGGCGACCGTCACGATCACCTCGACCGCGGGAACCTCCGCGATGTCGCGGGTCATGTCGTCGAAGCCGGGGGAATCACTGGTGGGGCTGGTGCCGGGGGTCGCGTCGCTCATGCGCCATACGATAGGCGCACGTCCGGGGCCTCCCGCGCGCGGGAGGCGCTGCCGCCGCCGGTTAGCGCCCTCCCGGCCGAGCTGCTAACCTGCTGTAACGACCGGCTGGGCACCTATGTGCCCGGCCCACAAGTGGAGGCTCCGATCTCCCACCTGGCCGTCCTCAGGACGGCGGGTCACCGGTCAGGTGGCGCCCATCGTTCCGTACGGACGATGGAGCCGCCCGATGCGCCCCGCGGTTGACCGCGGCGGTGTTCCGGTTGTTCAGGAGCCCCGCCTGTGTCCCGTCCGGGGCATTTTTCTTGTCCTGATGCGGTTGGTCCGTCGAAACAGACGTTACGTGGCTGTCCGCCAGGCGGCCGCGTGGTGCTACCGAGGAGGATCCATCAGCGCCGAGCCCCGCATCAACGACCGGATTCGTGTACCCGAGGTGCGACTTGTCGGTCCCAGCGGCGAGCAGGTCGGGATTGTTCCGCTTGCCAAGGCCCTGGAACTCGCACAGGAGTACGACCTCGACCTGGTCGAGGTGGCGGCTACCGCCCGTCCGCCCGTGTGCAAGCTCATGGACTACGGGAAGTTCAAGTACGAGTCGGCCATGAAGGCCCGTGAGGCGCGCAAGAACCAGGCGCACACGGTCATCAAGGAGATGAAGCTCCGGCCGAAGATCGACCCGCACGACTATGACACCAAGAAGGGTCACGTCGTCCGGTTCCTCAAGCAGGGCGACAAGGTCAAGATCACGATCATGTTCCGTGGTCGTGAGCAGTCCCGCCCGGAGCTGGGCTTCCGACTGCTCCAGCGTCTCGCTTCGGACGTGGAGGAACTCGGCTTCATCGAGTCCAACCCGAAGCAGGACGGCCGGAACATGATCATGGTTCTGGGCCCGCACAAGAAGAAGACCGAAGCCATGGCCGAGGCCCGTGAGGCCCAGGCCGCCCGCAAGGCGGAGCGTCAGGGATACACCCCCGACGCCGAGGCTGCGGACGAGGCTGCCGAGGCTCCGGCCGAGGCGACCTCCGAGGCTCCGGCCGAGACACCTTCCGAGGCGTGACCTCCGGGGGCCGCCATCCAGGCGCCCCCGGGTCCACCCGGAATCCCACCAAGATCTGACGCCCCTGCTGTCCGGTGCCCGCACCGTGAGGGGCGCCACTGACGAGGAGAGAACGGCGCGATGCCGAAGAACAAGACGCACAGCGGTGCCAGCAAGCGCTTCAAGATCACCGGCTCCGGCAAGGTGCTCCGCGAGAAGGCCGGCAAGCGCCACCTGCTCGAGCACAAGTCGTCCAAGAAGACCCGCTCGCTGACCGGCACGGTCGTCGTGGCTCCGGCCGACGCCAAGAAGATCAAGAAGCTTCTCGGCAAGTGAGGCCGTCGTCCCCGGTGAACCCGGGGACGCGCCCTCGATCCGACCGGGACCAATTCGTTTCCGGGCCGTGTGAGGACCACCGCGGCCCCGCTACAAGGAGTTAACAAGTGGCACGCGTCAAGCGGGCAGTCAACGCCCACAAGAAGCGCCGGGCAATTCTCGAGGCCGCCAGCGGTTACCGCGGTCAGCGCTCGCGTCTGTACCGCAAGGCCAAGGAGCAGGTCACCCACTCCCTGGTCTACAACTACAACGACCGCAAGAAGCGCAAGGGCGACTTCCGTCAGCTGTGGATCCAGCGCATCAACGCCGCTGCCCGCCAGAACGGCATGACGTACAACCGCCTCATCCAGGGTCTGAAGGCCGCCAACATCGAGGTGGACCGCAAGATCCTGGCCGAGCTCGCGGTCAACGACGCCAACGCGTTCGC
It encodes the following:
- a CDS encoding 3-oxoacyl-ACP reductase — translated: MTTDNENICRRLVGRTAVITGAGSGIGLATAHRLASEGAHVVCGDIDETAGKAAAEAVGGTFVRVDVTEPAQVEALFRAADDTYGSVDIAFNNAGISPPDDDSILTTELEAWKRVQDVNLTSVYLCCKAALPYMRRQGRGSIINTASFVARMGAATSQISYTASKGGVLAMTRELGVQFAREGIRVNALCPGPVNTPLLQELFAKDPERAARRLVHIPLGRFAEATEIAAAVAFLASDDSSFVNATDFLVDGGISGAYVTPL
- a CDS encoding DUF2510 domain-containing protein, whose translation is MSNATPPGWYPDTAVPGSERWWDGTAWTAHTRGYATVPQQPVGVPGPPAGGSGGGSGSARAVALVLAGAVVVGAFVTGAVLLGRDDGTAPAGAGPSAAASSTPAGTGTDAASGDSPAPAPSPATDDPALLVDQLNGITLPIPDGWERADRSVDQLLTMRTKGSYDCPGASSSFCYRGTVTTRTPGGTDATTPEALAKEDIGAAAERAYEEDLVGRRTHGGITSHRQTAAGEVSVAGRTGYFIRWRVVTAKGPGGYVQSLVFPSAVGSESPVVVRYAFDAGPDGPPLSLMDTLTKGIRPIGDSAASGGVGSSVAP
- the infC gene encoding translation initiation factor IF-3; this encodes MRLVRRNRRYVAVRQAAAWCYRGGSISAEPRINDRIRVPEVRLVGPSGEQVGIVPLAKALELAQEYDLDLVEVAATARPPVCKLMDYGKFKYESAMKAREARKNQAHTVIKEMKLRPKIDPHDYDTKKGHVVRFLKQGDKVKITIMFRGREQSRPELGFRLLQRLASDVEELGFIESNPKQDGRNMIMVLGPHKKKTEAMAEAREAQAARKAERQGYTPDAEAADEAAEAPAEATSEAPAETPSEA
- a CDS encoding SseB family protein is translated as MAQKNIPDPGYSDDNGSADPALTEALAAWSEDRTAVGPVLAALRGARLLVPVVAVLGEAEEDENGLRREKTSDMAVPTLRAGGRRALPAFTSTAALARWDPQARPVAVPLHQALQAAAHEKADTVVLDLAGPVAFELTGSALLALAEGRTSADPLDDPAVTSAVRAAVAAEPAVLRAHLVPGPSGGTLALVLAGDADPAGAAGRVARSLAADEVLRARLVRGLDLALLPADAHTPGDALFTR
- the rpmI gene encoding 50S ribosomal protein L35, giving the protein MPKNKTHSGASKRFKITGSGKVLREKAGKRHLLEHKSSKKTRSLTGTVVVAPADAKKIKKLLGK
- the mycP gene encoding type VII secretion-associated serine protease mycosin — its product is MTRRARHRVIGALCAATAFTLLPASPASADAIRAQQWGLDALHTDRAWQTTRGKGITVAVVDTGVDGSLPDLAGQVLTGKDMIGFGARRGDRSWARHGTAMAGIIAGRGHGDGRGDGVLGIAPEAKILPVRVILEASDPSRAKARKTRGTALADGIRWAADHGADVINLSLGDDSESAHPEPAEDAAVQYALKKGAVVVASAGNGGEKGDHISYPAAYPGVIAAAAVDRYGTHASFSTRRWYATVSAPGDDIVVPAPDRKYYVEWGTSAAAAFVSGAVALVRAAHPGLSPAQIKKLLTDTARNSPPAGRDDARGYGIVDPAAAIKAGGALRPAELRTDSAPAGYREKYFGPGPTPPREDTGPAGWLAPAAGGLGAVLLALAVVLWRGRGSRFLPRPGGR
- a CDS encoding amino acid deaminase/aldolase is translated as MTARAADRTRYNRATAHLDAPIAVVDLDAFDANADDLVRRAAGKPVRVASKSVRCRALLERVLARPGFAGIMSFTLAESLWLARAGFDDVLLAYPSADRSAFAELAADPKLAAAVTVMVDDHAQLELIDAARAGGAEEIRVCLELDTSLRMLGGRVRIGALRSPLRSPAQLAELARSVARRPGFRLVGLMAYEGHIAGVGDSVAGRPLRSRAIRLMQAAARKELAARRAEVVRAVRAVAPDLEFVNGGGTGSVQQTAAEDAVTEIAAGSGLYVPRLFDNYTSFTARPAALFAQPVVRRPGVGVVTVLGGGYPASGAAGPDRLPVPYLPEGLRYDPQEGPGEVQTPLLGAPADDLLIGDKVWFRHAKAGELCERFDELRLIEGDRVTATVPTYRGEGRTFL
- the rplT gene encoding 50S ribosomal protein L20, whose product is MARVKRAVNAHKKRRAILEAASGYRGQRSRLYRKAKEQVTHSLVYNYNDRKKRKGDFRQLWIQRINAAARQNGMTYNRLIQGLKAANIEVDRKILAELAVNDANAFAALVEVAQKALPSDVNAPKAA
- a CDS encoding DUF1844 domain-containing protein; this translates as MSDATPGTSPTSDSPGFDDMTRDIAEVPAVEVIVTVAVNLMSAAAVKLGLTEDGDDHKDLDEARKLIHALAGLLDASTTEISSFHAAPLRDGLKSLQLAFREASLVPDEPGHGPGEKYTGPVFG
- a CDS encoding MIP family channel protein, which translates into the protein MQTRTAVSEFLGTLLLVFFAVGSAVLGVQYIGTVGIALAFGFVLLALAYALGPISGCHLNPAVTLGMLTAHRIDIRTAVTYWIAQFIGGIAGAALLFLLAKQVPGLKTSGKFGSNGYGDRSDVHINLGGAFLAEVVLTFLLVFVVLAVTHKVAVIGFDGLPIGLSLTVIHLVGIPLTGTSVNPARSLGPAIFAGGAALSQLWLFLVAPLVGGVIAALAHRLTHPVPGRDEQVAEV